cGGTACCGGGGAGCGGAGCGCGGGGACCGCGCCCTGCGGCGAACACcgggggatggatggggatgggggggTCCCGGTGATCCCGGGGGATCCCGGTGCGGCCCCGCCCCACCGGGAAACGCAAGGAACGGCTGGGGAACAGCACCGGGGGATGCCCGGGGGGTTCCGGGGGTCCCGAGCGGTGCGGAGAGAagcgggaccgggaccgggagtACGGGAGCGTTGCGGGATGCGCGGCACAGCCCGGGGGTCCCACCGGGGACCGTGCGGTGCCGCGGGGTCCCCCGTGCCGGGACAGCTCCGGTGCGGCTGTGGGAgctcccgggggtcccggggggtgcgcggggctggggggatcCCCCGGTGCGCCAAGCGTGACCCGCAGCGGAGCGGAgaaccgggaccccccccccggGAAGTGCGGGGAACTCCAGCGGCGCCCGCAGCGCAGCAGAACCGGGGGAGCCTCGGGAATCCCGGGGGTCCCACCGGGGGCGGTTCCCAAACTCCCACCGAGAGAGCGgcggggaggggaggaaggcgGTGCCCGGTGCGGGGATCCCGCCGGGGCTTCCCCCGCGGCGATAACGGCGCCGCAGCACCGGTAGCGGCTCGGGAGCACCTTACCCAGGCCGGCAGCTccccgcgggcggcggcgcgcACCGCCGCCTCTTCCTCACGGTGCAGGCGCTCGGCCGCGCGCATCCCGCGCTCCCGggcgcgccgccgccgccgccagcccGCGTAGAGCGCCAGGGCGAGCACCACGGCGCCCGCACCGAGCCCCAGCAGCCCCGCGGCGTAAGCGGGCAGCGCCCAGAGCAGCCGCCGGCCCAGAGCGCCCAGAGCCGCCAGCCCGAGCCCGCTCCGCCGCTCCAtctccgctccgctccgctcccgtTCCGCGCTCCCGTTCCGCTCCCGCCGCGGCGCCGCCCCGGCCGCGCCCCGCGCACGCACGCGGCGCTGATTGGCTGAGCGGCGCGGCCCGGGACACGCCCCTCCACACACACGCACGGACCGCCCATTGGACGCCTGCCAGCAGCTGGCCACGCCCATTGAGCGCCGCGCCCTGGCCACGCCCTCACGCGTCAATCATGGACCGGCCGCCAACTCTTGGCCACGCCCCCCGCGCTCGCGTATATTGACCACGCCTTTATTCACTAAGTGGGCGTGGTCTAAGTGATGGGCGTGGTTTATGCGAGGGGCGTGGCCATGTCACGGCCCTGCGCGTTCCCATCCCGGTCCCGGCGTCCCCATCCCGGTTTCCCGGTTCCAGTCCCGGTTTCGCGTTCCGGTGTCCCACCCGCTCCCCGCCGCTACCGGCACAGCCCGTCCCGTGcggttttgggcttttttttttttttttgttattttaatagCCGAAAACATTACAGGTACCAGCCGGTACCACCTCCGGTACCACCCACTCCCGGTGCTCAGTCCGCCCACCGGGAGTGTGTccgtccgtgtgtccgtccATCCTCATCCCGCCACCCCCTGCTTCCGGGGGTCGCACCGGGATGAGGGGGGCGGCACATCCCACACCGTCCGTGCGTccgtccgtgtgtccgtccgtCCTCACCCCACCGCCCCTGGGTTCACCGTGAGCCTCCCGGCGGTCCCGGGGGCGCGGTCAGTGCGGCATGGCCGTTATCCTCATGCTCTGCGAGGCGATGGGGTAGGTGACCATGGGCGTGGTGGCGTGGCTCATGGTGATGCCGCCGAGCGGCTGCGCCATGCTCACGGCCACCGGCGCCACCGACACGGCCACGGGCGCCATGGACACGGGCGGCGGCGCCATGCCCTGCGCGATGGTCTGcgccagcgccgccgccgccgacAGCGGCGCGATCTCGGGGTTCAACGGGGCTCCGTTAGCGGGAGGCGCGGCCTGAGCGCCCGCCGGCGCCACCAAATCCTGCTGGGTGACCGGGcggggctgcagggcctggctgctGAGCGTGGTGTGAGTCTGGGCGATGCTGTGGTTGTAGTTGGTCACCGTGGGCGCCAGCGGCTGCTCGCTGGCCGTGGCCGTGGAGCTCAGAGTCATCACCTTGGCCTGGTTGCGGAATTGGGCgttctgctccagcagcacctcgTTGGTGGCCAGCAGGTTGTTGACCTGCTTCTTGAGGTCCTCCACGCGTTTCCTGAGCAGCAcgttctcctcctccagcagccgGTACTCCACGGCGCGCGGGCTGGCGAAGCCGTACTCGTAGCTCTCGTAGAGCCCCTCGGCCCGCCGCCGCTTCAGCACCGGCTCGTCGGGCTCGTAGAGGCCGTCGAAGGGCTCGTAGCGCCggccctgctcccttccccGCGCCTCGTACTCGTAATCCCGCTGCAAATGCTGGAATTTACACTTGGCGCCGCGCTGGCAGTCCCCTTTGAGGAAATCCCTGCAGATGGGCACCTCCTCTTTGCTGTTGGGCAGATCCGCCGGCGACAAGCCCAGCCCGGCCGCCACTTTCTGGCGCAGGCGCGGCGGCAGCTCGCCGGTTTTCTTGTAGCAATCCTCGTCCTCCTTGGTGCCGTGGATGAAGCGGCAGTTGAGGCGCACGCACTCCTTGTTCTGGAAGTCGTGGCAGAAGATGAACTCGTTCTTGCGCAC
The Ammospiza caudacuta isolate bAmmCau1 chromosome 31, bAmmCau1.pri, whole genome shotgun sequence DNA segment above includes these coding regions:
- the ZC3H10 gene encoding zinc finger CCCH domain-containing protein 10, producing the protein MPDRDGYPASTGAGPGGVSSGDESSSALPDDDICRDFLRNVCKRGKRCRFRHPDISEVTNLGVRKNEFIFCHDFQNKECVRLNCRFIHGTKEDEDCYKKTGELPPRLRQKVAAGLGLSPADLPNSKEEVPICRDFLKGDCQRGAKCKFQHLQRDYEYEARGREQGRRYEPFDGLYEPDEPVLKRRRAEGLYESYEYGFASPRAVEYRLLEEENVLLRKRVEDLKKQVNNLLATNEVLLEQNAQFRNQAKVMTLSSTATASEQPLAPTVTNYNHSIAQTHTTLSSQALQPRPVTQQDLVAPAGAQAAPPANGAPLNPEIAPLSAAAALAQTIAQGMAPPPVSMAPVAVSVAPVAVSMAQPLGGITMSHATTPMVTYPIASQSMRITAMPH